The Campylobacter curvus genome includes the window ATCGGCGGCGATAGCGTCGCTACATAAGATTTGGCTACGCTATAACGTTTTAAATTTTAAAAATCAACACTTTTAAAACATAGCCTATAAATTCATATATTGCAACTATTGTTCTTTTTGTCCGTTACGTGTAGCGGCTCGATCACTTTGGTGAAAAACAGCGACGCGAGCAGCCCGCCTATCATCGGCGCTAGCGCATAAACGTAAAGAACGTCCCACGAAAAGGCCTCTTTAAAACCCACCAAAAATGCCACCACGCGCGGCCCCATATCTCTTGCTGGATTTAGCCCCGCGTCCGTCATCGGCCCTACGACTGCGATGATGCACGTGACCGTTAGCCCGATGAAAAGCGGGAAAAGGTCGTTGCTAGGGCGTCCCAGGTTGCAGCTTTCGGTCATGCAAAATATAACCATCACCAGCACAAACACGCCAAGCCCCTCGGCAAACGCCGCAACATTGGTGCTTATCACGCCTTTGGCAGTGTTTGGATAGACCTCGCACCAGATGCTATAAGCGGCGCTTTTTGCCTCCATCGTAGCACTCGCAGCGCTTAGAGCAGCCTGCACGCTATCTGCGAAAAATATCCAAAGCACGAAGCCAGCCAGTATCGCGCCCACAAACTGAGCGACGACGTAAAGCGGGAAATTTATCCACGAGCACCTGCCGCTAGCGCACATCGCAAAGGTAACGGCGGGATTAAAATGCGCCGCAGAGAGGTTTCTGGTCGCGTAGATCGCTATGGCGATGGCTAGACCCCATATCATGCCTACCTGAAAGGGCCCCGTATGCGCGCCGTAAAGCGTCGCCGTCGCCACCGCACCGATACCAAAAAAGCACATCAAAAACGTGCCGATGATCTCGCCCACGGCCTGCTTTAAAAAGATCGCCCTACTGACCGCACCGCAATCACAACTTGTATCCATAAAAATCCTTTGTATTAATCTGTCTTAACTAAGACCTAAATTTAGCTCTCCAAGCCCGCCTACTTCGCATCGCCTAAGATCTCGTCTAAAATTTCGATGCAGTCTCTTACGACGCAAGGACAGACGCTTTTAAATAGCCCGCGCTTTTGAATCTGCGCCATTTCGTCCGGTTTGCTTAGATCAAAGCCCAAAATTTCGCGGCAAATTTTTGAATTCCATTTTTTAAAATACGCACTTTGAAATTCTGCCAACTTGGCTTCAAATTTCGCCTTCTCTTCACCAAATTTAAGCCCCAAAACAAGCACCGCCGCCAGATACGTATCGCACGTCAGTCCCTCTCGCAGCCCGCCGCCAAGCCCTGCTCCAAGGCAAATCGCGCGTTTTTCGTCTAAATTTAACGCTCCTGCGTATCGCTCGAAAAGCACCTGCGCGCAGTTTATTTGGCTAAATTTCGCCGCGATCTGCTCGGTCGTGAGCTTTTGTAAATTTCGCGCGCCAGCCACACCCTCCGACTTCGCCGCCTTCATATCAGCCCTCATGCTATCGCTCCGCCGCAGCTGCTTCCAGCCCCCGCCGTGCAGGCATAGCAGTAGTCGCGAAACACGATCTCGCGCGAAAGCTCTTGCGCGCTGGCAAGCTCAAAAATATCGCGCACGCCGTTTGCTTTTAAATCCAGCATTTGATTGAAGTCGCAGTCGTAAAGCGAGCCGTCGTAAGCAACTGAAATTTGGCTACGGCACATGATGTTTTGCGCGGCGCAGGGGTTGAAATTTGCTTCCAACAAGCTCATATAGCTTTCCAGCTCGCCGTGGTTTTGTAGCGCGGTCTTAAAGCGGCCGATCGGCAAATTCGTAATAGTAAAAAGATGAGAAAATTCCACGCCAAAGCCCTCTTTTAGCTCGCGTTTGTAGTCTTTTTCAAGTCCCGCTTGATCGCCTGGCAAAAAAGCGCCGCCCGGGTTATAGACTAAATTTAAGCTCAAATTTTTACCATATCCAAGCGCGTTTAAAATTTTTAAAACCTTTATCGAGCCCTCAAATACGCCGTTGCCGCGCATTTTATCGGTGTTTTCTTTGGTGTAGCAAGGCAGGCTGGCGACCAGCTCCACGCCCTTATCCGCGTAAAATTTTGGCAAGTCCTCGTAGCCCTTTTCAAGCAAAATGACTAAATTCGTGCGCACGATGACGCGCGGGACGATTTTTACCGCTTCGCTAACGAGCCAGCGAAAATTCGCGTTCATCTCAGGTGCGCCGCCCGTGATGTCAAGGGTGCTGAATTTATGCCTTTTTAGCGCCTCAACGACCGCCTGCGCAACCTCGCGGCTCATCGTCTCGGTGCGATTTGGCGATGCGCCGACGTGGCAGTGATGACAGGCGAGGTTGCAAATTTTGCCGACGTTTATTTGAAGCGTCGTGATCTCGCTCGTGCGTTTAAACTCGGGCGCGATCCTTTCGGTGAATTTCATTTCCTGCTCCTTTTATAAAATTTTAATCCGAGCACGTTTTTTAGGTAGCTTAAATTTGGCGATTCATTGACGCCTAACATATAGCTAGCCACGTGCTTGACGTTTTTACAGCCGTTTTTGGCGAAATTTCCCGCACACGTCGCGCAGTAGGTATAGATGTTTGGCGTGTTTTTATTGCGCACGGTGATTGGGTATTGCTTGGCGATCTCGGGCTCTTCGCCGCGCGCCAGCCCGCCAAGCCCACAGCAATTAACGTCTTTGAAACTTTCCTTTTTATTTTTTATGCGGTGCGCCATGGTGTTAAAAATTTCGCGCCCGTTGCGCTCGGGACAGGGGAAAAACATATGCGCCTCCTCTTCGATGTCCGCTGCAAGCCCTAGCTCCTCGTATTTCTCATAAAGCGTTTTTATCTTCACGCTTACCTTGTCCTTTAAAAAATGATAGCAGTTTGGACAGGCGCAGATGAGCGTCTCCACGCCCTTTGCCGCAAAGAGCTCGTCAAGGTGCTTTTTGGTCTCGTCAAAATACCCGCGGTGCGCCTCGTATAGCGGCTTGCCGCAGCAATCGATACTAAAATCGATCCCCGCTTCGCCAAAAATTTCGATGATCTTTCGCGTCGTTTTTGGATAATATCCCGTGAAATTGCAGCCAAAAAACACGAGCTCGCGGCTTTGTTTGGGCGAATTGTTCGCGAAAAGATAGGGCGATTTTTGAAAATTTAGATACCTAAACGGCTTTGGGGCCAGGTCGCGTAAATTTAGCGCGATCTCGTTGCCGCTGATGTCTTTTGGGCAGACTTGGTAGCATTTGTCGCACAAAAAGCAGCTATACGCGAGATCCGGGCGCTTGGAGAAGTCCAGTAAATTTATGTCGTATTTGGTTAAAAACTCGCATTTTTTCGTGCATGCCCCGCAGTCAATGCACATCTGGGGCGGGTTTTTAGTAGTCTTTGGCGATCTCATCAGCTGCCTTTTGCGCGCCCTTTGCGCCATACACGCTTAGCGCGCGCCTAAATTTGTATTGGAATTTTTGCATTTTCATTAGCGTTCTTAGCGTCCCTTCTTTTTTAAATTTTCGCGCGCTCGTGGTGATTTGCTCGCTTATTTGATGAAATTTCACGCCCACTTTTTTTAGCCTTAGGCTAAGCTCGAAATCCTCCATTATAGGGATCTGCTCAAAGCCGCCAAGCTGCGTGAAAAAATCCTTTCGCACGAAGATGCCTTGATCTCCAAATGCGATATTTCTAAATTTCACGCGCAAATTCGCACACGTGGCTATCAAATTTAACCAAACGCCGCCCTCGTCAAATTTCATCTCAAAGCAGCCTATCTGGCACTTTTCTAGCGCCGCCTCCGCCGCTAGAAGCGCACTCTCGCTTTTAAATTTACTATCGGCGTGCAAAAATAAAATTTTTTCAAATTTTGCTACGCGTGCGCCTAAATTTTGCTGCGCGCCCCTGCCCTTTGGCGAGGCCAGCATGGCAAATCCACCCAAATCCCTATCTTCACTCACGCCACCATCGACAAATATCGCTTCAAACTCGCCCCTTTGCTTTTTTAGCTCGCGCACGATGTTTTCCAGCACCGCGGGGCTTTCGTTATAGATCGGGATCACGACCGAGATCGCCATTTTTAGCCCTCAGTTTCTTTGCGCCCCAGCTTGAAAGTACGACTAGTAGCACCATCAGCACGCAGGCAAACGCAAATTCAAACGATTTTACATCAAGCACCTTATCGCCTAAATTTACCATTATAAATGTCGCTGGCACGATGCCTACAAAGGTCGCCCCCGCGTAGTCTTTTAGGCTCACGTTTATTAGCCCGCAAGCGTAGTTTAGCGCGTTATAGGGCACTAAGGGCATGAGGCGCAGTATCAAGATAAGGACGAATTTATTTACGCTTTTATCTAGCTTGGCTAAAAAATTATCGCTCCTGCCTATAAAATTTGAAACGCTTTTAAAGCCCAAAAATCGCGCGATATAAAACATCAAAATGGAATTTATCATCGCGCCGACGATCGTATAGACGCTGCCCCAAACGAGCCCGAACATCGCTCCTGCGACTACTGCAAGGATCGGCACGGGAAATAAAAATATCGGCAAGATCGCAAAGCACGCGATATAAACGATCGGCGCATAGATGCCATATCCGCCCACAAAGCCTTTTAGTTCGCTCACGCCGACGCGGTTTAAAAGATACGCGCCAAAAGCTATGATGAGCAGGACAGCCGCGATTTTAAGTATTTTGCTCGCCAAGCTTTTTCGCCTTGCGATCTTTTAGGATATTTTTAGCCACATAGACCACGATAGAGAAGGCAAACATCATCATCAGCCCCCAAAATAGCACGCTGGCCGTGCCAAAAATGCTCTGACCAAAATACGAATATACAAGCGTAGCCGGAAGCTGCCCTAAGCCAGTCGCCCAGAAAAACGACCAAAATCTCATCGACGTGAGCCCCGCTGCGTAGCTAACCAGATCAAAGCTCACAAACGGCAGCAAGCGACATACCATGATCGTGTGCTTGCCGTATTTGGTGAAGTATTCATCGGTCGCTTGAAGTGCTCTTTTGCCCGTGATCTTCTCGACCACATCGCGACCTAAGATCCTAGCGATATAAAAGCACATCGCAGCCCCGACCATCGCCGAGCTCCACGACAGCAAGGCACCCCACGCCCAGCCAAAGATGAGAGCGTTTGAAAGAGTGATCAAAAATGCCGGCACGGGCGCGATGATACTTTGCAAGATCATCAAAAAAAAGCTAACGACCGCGATCACGTCCTTATGCTCGTAGCTTTGCAAGTAGTGATAGACGGCGTTTAGATCAAACGAGCTAAGCGTAGATACCGAGCTATCGATGTATGATTTCACGCTTGGCACGAAAAAATAGATAGCGGCAATGGCGATAACCACTACCAGCAACGCGATTTGAGATTTCTTCATGAAATGTCCTTTAAAAAAATTGATATGTTCGATAAAAACTTATCGCTTAAATACTCCTTTATCTTTGCGTAGGTCGCGGCGTTTTTGATAGCGCGAGCGCCCTGATACTCGGTGTATGCCATCGCGCACCAGCTAAGCCCGCGAAAGCAAGTCATTGCCAGGTATTCGTTAAATTTCGTCCTATCGACGCTAAGGAATTTTTCGTATTCATTTAAGAAATTTTGCATTTCATTAAAATTTAAGATGACGTCCGTTTTCCAAAACGTCGTAGTCGGGGCTAAAAAGTGCGCCAAGTCTTGCTCCTTTTCGCCTACGATCGGCTTTTCCCAGTCGATGACGTAGCTTTGCGCGCCCTCGTTTATCAAAAAATTTCCGGAATTTAGCTCGGTGTTGATGATACGAGGCTCGCTTATCTCGCGGCTTAAATTTAGCCCGCCCAGCCGCTCCTCTAGCCACGATAAAAATTCGCTCGCGTTTTTGCTTTTAAATTTCGATCCGTGATAAATTCGCGCCATTTTCCCGCACTCCGTCATCATCGCAGCTAGCGGCTTGCGAGCGATCAAAAATTTATGCTTTTTAGGAAGCGGCACGCTGTGAATGCGCACTAAAAGCTGCGCCGCGGTTTTTAGATCCCGCCTATAATCAAGCGCGCGCCCGGGCAAAAACTCCATACTCATCGCCCCGCGCGGTAAAAACGGGCTTGGCGCGAAATATTCGTACGCTTTTGGCGTCACACCCGAGCTTTCAAGCACTTTTAGCGCGTCAAATTCGTATTTGACCTGGTGCTTCAGCCCGATTTGAGATTTTGTGTTTATGCGAAAAACAAGGCTCGCGCCGCGCTTTTTAATTTTATAGTTGATGTTGTATTCGCCGCTAGCTAGCGCGCTGAGGCGGCGCACACGCAAAACGTGAGCGAAGATGTCCTCTTTGGTGTCGATGTCGCGAAGTGAGGCGAAAGACTTAAAGCTTAAATTTAGCTCGTTAAATTTAGCGCAGATGCCCTTATAGACGTTTTTTGCGTCACTGTAATCGCTGCTAAAAATCTCATCTTTTATCTCTTTTAGCCCGATGAGCGCGTATCCGCCATCAAGCGTAGGATCTATCACGACGTCGTTTGTATCAAGTGCGTCAAAACACTCGCAAATTCGGCGTGCGCGTAAATTTACGATGTCGCTGCCAAGTAGTAAAATTTTCTCAAAGCCAAGCAATTTTACAAATTTAAACGCATTTAGCATCCTAATCGCCAGATCGCCCTCGCTTTGCGCGTGATAAAGCCACTCCTCGCCTAAAATTTCACGTAAAATTTCGCCCTCGCCCTTTGGTGTGAAAAATACGAAAATTTGCGTGTTTGTTAGCTTTTTCAGCTCTAAATTTATCTCGCCGATAAGATGAGCGTGTAGCCTCGTAGCCTCGCGCGGACTTAGGAAATCAAGTAGCCTAGTTTTGGTCTTTTTAGGTAGCGGCACTCTGGTGAAAAGTATCACCGCATTTTTTGCGTCACTCATTTTGACCTGCGGGGTAAAATTTTAAACAGCGCAAAGCAATTAAACGCAAGCAAAAGCCCTAAAAATGCGCACTTTATCTGCGAAAATGAAAAGGCGTCCAGATAGGTTTCTTTGATGTTGTAGTAGATCAAATTTTGCTTATC containing:
- a CDS encoding MIP/aquaporin family protein, with amino-acid sequence MDTSCDCGAVSRAIFLKQAVGEIIGTFLMCFFGIGAVATATLYGAHTGPFQVGMIWGLAIAIAIYATRNLSAAHFNPAVTFAMCASGRCSWINFPLYVVAQFVGAILAGFVLWIFFADSVQAALSAASATMEAKSAAYSIWCEVYPNTAKGVISTNVAAFAEGLGVFVLVMVIFCMTESCNLGRPSNDLFPLFIGLTVTCIIAVVGPMTDAGLNPARDMGPRVVAFLVGFKEAFSWDVLYVYALAPMIGGLLASLFFTKVIEPLHVTDKKNNSCNI
- the arsS gene encoding arsenosugar biosynthesis radical SAM (seleno)protein ArsS (Some members of this family are selenoproteins.), which gives rise to MKFTERIAPEFKRTSEITTLQINVGKICNLACHHCHVGASPNRTETMSREVAQAVVEALKRHKFSTLDITGGAPEMNANFRWLVSEAVKIVPRVIVRTNLVILLEKGYEDLPKFYADKGVELVASLPCYTKENTDKMRGNGVFEGSIKVLKILNALGYGKNLSLNLVYNPGGAFLPGDQAGLEKDYKRELKEGFGVEFSHLFTITNLPIGRFKTALQNHGELESYMSLLEANFNPCAAQNIMCRSQISVAYDGSLYDCDFNQMLDLKANGVRDIFELASAQELSREIVFRDYCYACTAGAGSSCGGAIA
- a CDS encoding C-GCAxxG-C-C family protein, encoding MRADMKAAKSEGVAGARNLQKLTTEQIAAKFSQINCAQVLFERYAGALNLDEKRAICLGAGLGGGLREGLTCDTYLAAVLVLGLKFGEEKAKFEAKLAEFQSAYFKKWNSKICREILGFDLSKPDEMAQIQKRGLFKSVCPCVVRDCIEILDEILGDAK
- a CDS encoding (Fe-S)-binding protein, with protein sequence MRSPKTTKNPPQMCIDCGACTKKCEFLTKYDINLLDFSKRPDLAYSCFLCDKCYQVCPKDISGNEIALNLRDLAPKPFRYLNFQKSPYLFANNSPKQSRELVFFGCNFTGYYPKTTRKIIEIFGEAGIDFSIDCCGKPLYEAHRGYFDETKKHLDELFAAKGVETLICACPNCYHFLKDKVSVKIKTLYEKYEELGLAADIEEEAHMFFPCPERNGREIFNTMAHRIKNKKESFKDVNCCGLGGLARGEEPEIAKQYPITVRNKNTPNIYTYCATCAGNFAKNGCKNVKHVASYMLGVNESPNLSYLKNVLGLKFYKRSRK
- a CDS encoding TVP38/TMEM64 family protein, producing the protein MASKILKIAAVLLIIAFGAYLLNRVGVSELKGFVGGYGIYAPIVYIACFAILPIFLFPVPILAVVAGAMFGLVWGSVYTIVGAMINSILMFYIARFLGFKSVSNFIGRSDNFLAKLDKSVNKFVLILILRLMPLVPYNALNYACGLINVSLKDYAGATFVGIVPATFIMVNLGDKVLDVKSFEFAFACVLMVLLVVLSSWGAKKLRAKNGDLGRDPDL
- a CDS encoding TIGR04283 family arsenosugar biosynthesis glycosyltransferase, with the translated sequence MAISVVIPIYNESPAVLENIVRELKKQRGEFEAIFVDGGVSEDRDLGGFAMLASPKGRGAQQNLGARVAKFEKILFLHADSKFKSESALLAAEAALEKCQIGCFEMKFDEGGVWLNLIATCANLRVKFRNIAFGDQGIFVRKDFFTQLGGFEQIPIMEDFELSLRLKKVGVKFHQISEQITTSARKFKKEGTLRTLMKMQKFQYKFRRALSVYGAKGAQKAADEIAKDY
- a CDS encoding TVP38/TMEM64 family protein yields the protein MKKSQIALLVVVIAIAAIYFFVPSVKSYIDSSVSTLSSFDLNAVYHYLQSYEHKDVIAVVSFFLMILQSIIAPVPAFLITLSNALIFGWAWGALLSWSSAMVGAAMCFYIARILGRDVVEKITGKRALQATDEYFTKYGKHTIMVCRLLPFVSFDLVSYAAGLTSMRFWSFFWATGLGQLPATLVYSYFGQSIFGTASVLFWGLMMMFAFSIVVYVAKNILKDRKAKKLGEQNT
- a CDS encoding TIGR04282 family arsenosugar biosynthesis glycosyltransferase, with product MSDAKNAVILFTRVPLPKKTKTRLLDFLSPREATRLHAHLIGEINLELKKLTNTQIFVFFTPKGEGEILREILGEEWLYHAQSEGDLAIRMLNAFKFVKLLGFEKILLLGSDIVNLRARRICECFDALDTNDVVIDPTLDGGYALIGLKEIKDEIFSSDYSDAKNVYKGICAKFNELNLSFKSFASLRDIDTKEDIFAHVLRVRRLSALASGEYNINYKIKKRGASLVFRINTKSQIGLKHQVKYEFDALKVLESSGVTPKAYEYFAPSPFLPRGAMSMEFLPGRALDYRRDLKTAAQLLVRIHSVPLPKKHKFLIARKPLAAMMTECGKMARIYHGSKFKSKNASEFLSWLEERLGGLNLSREISEPRIINTELNSGNFLINEGAQSYVIDWEKPIVGEKEQDLAHFLAPTTTFWKTDVILNFNEMQNFLNEYEKFLSVDRTKFNEYLAMTCFRGLSWCAMAYTEYQGARAIKNAATYAKIKEYLSDKFLSNISIFLKDIS